AGATAACACGGCAATGCCGGGGCGGGATCGACCGCGCACTTCGCCGCGCCACCGTCGCGGCTTCGTTTGCGGCCCCGACACGACGGGCGCGGATCTGACGCGACGGAAAACGCGCGGCGTAACGGCGCGAAGCCACCCGCTCCCTGACGGTCGCGGCTCTGACGCGCCGGCTGCGATGAATCGCGCGCTTACGGCTCCCAAACAATCGCGATCGCCTGGGCGACCGCCAGCGCCGGCAGGGTAATGCGCCATTCGGTTTCGGAGACGCGCGTCGCGGCGAGCTCCGTGAAGGCGTTGCCGTTCAGGAGACGGAACTCGAGCGGCTCGAATCCCGCCGGCGGCGTAAACGCGATCTCCACGTTCGCCTTCTCGTGCCATGTCCACGGCCCGACGAGGTTCAGGTCGTAGTCCAGGTTCGTCACGAACAACACCGCGCCTGCGGCGGCAAGGGTGACGGATACGTCGATCGTGTCGTCCGCGCTTGCCGCGAACGCGCCGGGCTCGGTCATCTCGCCTTCGAGAAGCACCAGCTTTATCTGATCGAGCTCGCGACGAAGGCGGAGCATTTCGTCCTCGCCCTGCCCGCCGCATTGCTCCGAGACTTCGTCCCGGAAGATGAACCAGAGGATGCCCTTCGTGCCGGCGGAAATAACCTGATACCACTGCGCGCGGATCTCCTCGTCCGACGTGCATCGGATGAAGACGTCGTCGTCGAGATTCGTGTTCCACATGGTCTGCGTCCAGTTCCACGCGGGATTCGGTTCCGCCGCGTATTTGATCTGCTCGGCGTACGCGCCCGCGATCTCGATCCGGTCCCAGAAACCCGGCGGCAGGTTGATGTTGCACTTTGGCGCGAACACGCAGTAGTGGTCCATGCCTCCCAGGTCCGCGAGCGGCGCGAATGCGGGGAACTCGTAGGAGCAGGCGTTGTAAACCCACAGCGGCTTGTCCGCCGGCCAGATCTCGCGATGAAGCTGCACGTCGGGCAGTTCGTCGATCGCTTCGCCGCCGATGTCGGCCTCGCCGCTGACCGCGTTCGTCAGAATGCGCGGGTTGTCGCCGTGGTCCGCGACGAAATCGAGATACGTTTGATCACCCGACACATCGCCGCGATGCGTGAAGAGGTAGAAATCCCAGGCCTCGGCGCGCGGCAGCACGTCGTCGGGATCGTGAGCGTTCGGGTTCCAGATGAACATGTCGATGCCGACGTCAAGCTGTTGCTGCAACGCCTCGTCGTCGGTGAACACGTCGCCGGACGACCCGTTCCAGTTTCCGACCGGAAAGATCGGCTGGTGCAGGCGCAGCGAGCGCGTGACCGCGTGCGTCGCCGCCGCCGCGTCCGTGCCGCGCACGGTGAACGCCATCCTCTCGCCGAGCGGCGCGGTGTCGCAGCGAACGATGCGCACGATCGCGTGCGCGCCGGGGGCGATCGCGGCGTTTTCGACAACGGCGAAATGTGTGATGTCCTGGCCATTCAGATCAATGTCCGTCAACGTGATGACCTTGTCCGCGTCGTTGCGCACGTGGACGAGAATCTCCTTTCCGTCGACGCTCGCCGTGATGAGGCTGGGCGTTAACGACGGCGCGGGGATGGTCGCGGTCTTCGTCCAGATCGTCGTCGCGCCGTCCATCACCGCCAGCGTCACGGACTCGCCCGCGTTGAACGCCGGGTCGTAGCTGTGGCAACGCACGATGCCGACATCGCCCGCGTTCAGCGACGGCGGCGTCAGTTCGCACCAGCTCACCGGCGCGTCGCCGGGATGGCCGTTTAGGCCGTTGACGAGAATCGCGTCGGGCGTGGTGTTCTGCGGCGCGACGAAAAAGCCGTAGACGAGCCCGCCGTCGGTCGGCTTGTCGCCCGTTTCGATGATCGCCGGATCGAAGCGGTTCGGGGAAAAATCGATTGCGTCGATCGCGGGCGTCACAACCGGAAAATCGCCGGCGCCGACGACGCACGTCGATTCGTCCGACAGGCCGCTCTCGTTCGTCGCGGTCAGCGTCACGCGATACGCCCCGGCGGCATCAAAGGCGTGCGTCGTCGATGCGCCGCTTGCCGATCCGCCGTCGCCGAAGTCCCAGGCGAATGTCAGCGTCTCGCCATTCGGGTCGGTGGAGGCGGACGCATCGAAGTTCACGTCCTCGTCGATCGCAACGCACGCCGCGTCGCAATCCGCGACGGCCAGCGGCTCGTTTTCGAAATCGTCGTCGCCGGTGTCGTCGTCATCCGCGTCGTCATCGTCGACGTCGTCGTCATCCGCGTTGTCGTCATCGGGCGAGGTGTCGTCATCGCCCGTGTCGTCGTCGGCGGCGGTATCGTCATCCGCAACGTCGTCGTCCACGTCATTATCGCCATCGTCGTCGTCGTCACCGCACGAGCAAGCCGCGCCGGAGAGGGCGACAAGAATCAGGAGCACGGGCATAAAAAAGACGCGAAGTCTGAGCATCCCAGAAACTCCGGTGTCAGATCCGTTTTTCGAGACCGTCCAATAACTCATCCGCGTCCTGGCTGTCGAGCGGGCGCGCGTGGAAGACGCCCCACGGAAGCTGCGTTTCCTGGCGGACGTATTCGGAGACGACCGAAAGCGAAAGGCGCATCGCGGCGCGGTCCACGCCGATCGCCTCGGGCCGAAATTCGACACCCGCCTGCTTGAGAAAGCGCAGCACGTCATCGATCGGCTGCCCCTGGTGGAGCGACGTCAGCAGAACGCAGTACGAAATCAATTCGCCGTGGATGTAGTGCTTGCGCGTGATCGCCTCCAGGCCGTAGGCGAGATAATGCTCCGATCCCTCCTCGGGGCGGCTGTTTCCGAACCGTTCGCAAAGGCGCACCTCGGCGACAAACGAATCGGAAAGCAGGCGCAGGCCGTCCTCGCTCACCTCGCGGATGTCGTCGGCCGCGGCCATCAGGCGCTCGAGAATCGCCGCGGACTTGACGGCGATCGCCTCGTCGTACGTCTCGCCTTTTTCGTCGCGCGCGAATTGCCAATCCCACAAGGCGGTGCGTATGGAGAGAATGTCTCCGACGCCCGCGCGGTTCAGGCGCTTTGGCGCCGTTTGCAACAGGTCGAAATCGACAAGCAGCGCCTCCGGAAAAACCTCGCCCACGTACCGCACGCGGTGCTGCACGCGCACTCCGATGGATTTCGTATACGCCGCGTCGACCGACAGGATGCCCGGCACGAGAACGAGTCGCCCGCCGCGCCGGTGGGCGTACATCTTCGCCGCGTCGATGGCGCTGCCTCCGCCGATGCCGAACACCGCGCCGGCCTCGGGCAGCGCGTCGATATCCGCGACGATCCGCGCCTCCTCCATCGAGTCGGGCACGTGGACGGCAAGCGGCTCCTTATGGAATTCACGCCTCGCGTGCTCCCACGCCTCGGGCGCGACGAACGCGACCGCGCGATCGAAAAGGTCCTTATCAAGCGCCGCGATCAATCCGCGGCCGTAGGTTGGCGTCGCCGGTTCGGACATGATTACCTCCGTGAATAACCTGCGCCCGGCGAAGTCCGGCGGGTTGGGAATGGCAAGGTATCCGCCGAACTACTCGCGGGCAAGTACGCGAAGAGGGCACGGGCACGGGCGCGAAAAATACATTTGCATTATTGCGCAAATGTGCTAAGAATGGCGCCCATGAAAGCCCGACGCGACTACGAAAGCATTTGCGAGACCCTCTTCCGGCGGTTCAAGCCCGCGTTTTTCAAGGCGCTGTGCGACCCGAACCGGCTGGCGATCGTCGCCCGGCTGGCGTGTGCGAGCGGGCCGATGACCGTTTCCGAGGTCGGCGGATGTTGCGGCGTGCATATCTCGGGCGTATCCCGTCATCTCGCGATGTTGCGCGACGCAGGCATCGTGAGCGCGGAGAAAAACGGGCGCGAGGTTTCTTATCGGCTCAATCCGGGCTTGCTGGCCGGCGCGTTGCGCGCGGCGGCGGACGCGATCGAAAACAGCGTCGAGCCCGCAAAACCCCAACCACCGAAAATGGAGAAGAAGCGATGACCCAGACCGACGTTCGAGAGCAGGTTTCCCGCGCCTATGCCGAGGCGCTGAAAAAATCGAAGGCGGGCACGGGTGGATGCTGCGGCCCGGCCGCGGCGGCGTGCGGCACGAGCGTCGCTCCGGCCGGCGCCGGCGTGGCCGGATACGGCGACGACGCCAAATCGAAACATTCCGACGCGGCGGCCAGCTCGTTCGGCTGCGGCAATCCGCTGGCGTTCGCGGGCGTCGTCGAGGGACAAACCGTGCTCGACCTCGGAAGCGGCGCGGGGCTCGATCTGCTGATCGCCGCGGAGAAGGTCGGCCCGACCGGGCGCGTCATCGGCGTGGACATGACCGACAACATGATCCAGGCGGCGCGCGAGAACGCGGCGAAAGCCGGATACGCGAACGTGGAGATCCGCAAGGGCT
This genomic stretch from bacterium harbors:
- a CDS encoding iron-containing alcohol dehydrogenase, which translates into the protein MSEPATPTYGRGLIAALDKDLFDRAVAFVAPEAWEHARREFHKEPLAVHVPDSMEEARIVADIDALPEAGAVFGIGGGSAIDAAKMYAHRRGGRLVLVPGILSVDAAYTKSIGVRVQHRVRYVGEVFPEALLVDFDLLQTAPKRLNRAGVGDILSIRTALWDWQFARDEKGETYDEAIAVKSAAILERLMAAADDIREVSEDGLRLLSDSFVAEVRLCERFGNSRPEEGSEHYLAYGLEAITRKHYIHGELISYCVLLTSLHQGQPIDDVLRFLKQAGVEFRPEAIGVDRAAMRLSLSVVSEYVRQETQLPWGVFHARPLDSQDADELLDGLEKRI
- a CDS encoding metalloregulator ArsR/SmtB family transcription factor yields the protein MKARRDYESICETLFRRFKPAFFKALCDPNRLAIVARLACASGPMTVSEVGGCCGVHISGVSRHLAMLRDAGIVSAEKNGREVSYRLNPGLLAGALRAAADAIENSVEPAKPQPPKMEKKR
- a CDS encoding PKD domain-containing protein, producing MLRLRVFFMPVLLILVALSGAACSCGDDDDDGDNDVDDDVADDDTAADDDTGDDDTSPDDDNADDDDVDDDDADDDDTGDDDFENEPLAVADCDAACVAIDEDVNFDASASTDPNGETLTFAWDFGDGGSASGASTTHAFDAAGAYRVTLTATNESGLSDESTCVVGAGDFPVVTPAIDAIDFSPNRFDPAIIETGDKPTDGGLVYGFFVAPQNTTPDAILVNGLNGHPGDAPVSWCELTPPSLNAGDVGIVRCHSYDPAFNAGESVTLAVMDGATTIWTKTATIPAPSLTPSLITASVDGKEILVHVRNDADKVITLTDIDLNGQDITHFAVVENAAIAPGAHAIVRIVRCDTAPLGERMAFTVRGTDAAAATHAVTRSLRLHQPIFPVGNWNGSSGDVFTDDEALQQQLDVGIDMFIWNPNAHDPDDVLPRAEAWDFYLFTHRGDVSGDQTYLDFVADHGDNPRILTNAVSGEADIGGEAIDELPDVQLHREIWPADKPLWVYNACSYEFPAFAPLADLGGMDHYCVFAPKCNINLPPGFWDRIEIAGAYAEQIKYAAEPNPAWNWTQTMWNTNLDDDVFIRCTSDEEIRAQWYQVISAGTKGILWFIFRDEVSEQCGGQGEDEMLRLRRELDQIKLVLLEGEMTEPGAFAASADDTIDVSVTLAAAGAVLFVTNLDYDLNLVGPWTWHEKANVEIAFTPPAGFEPLEFRLLNGNAFTELAATRVSETEWRITLPALAVAQAIAIVWEP